Genomic window (Dyadobacter fanqingshengii):
CATTTCATTTAAACTAGTCAAACAGCTATGGTAAAATTGGGAATTCTGGCAAGGCTCGAAGCTAAGCCAGGTAAAGAACAAGACGTCGCGGACTTTCTCAAAGGTGCCTTGCCTTTGGCGATGGAGGAAGCAGGTACCATCAACTGGTTTGCCCTGCAAATAGGCCCTTCCACATTCGGAATTTTCGATACATTCGAAACTCAGGAAGGCAGGGAGGCACATTTGGGAGGCGAGATCGCCAAAGCATTGATGGCAAATGCGCCGGA
Coding sequences:
- a CDS encoding putative quinol monooxygenase; the protein is MVKLGILARLEAKPGKEQDVADFLKGALPLAMEEAGTINWFALQIGPSTFGIFDTFETQEGREAHLGGEIAKALMANAPDLLAVDPVLEMVDLLAVK